One window from the genome of Dyella sp. A6 encodes:
- a CDS encoding polysaccharide pyruvyl transferase family protein: MKLYYYKDRHGNFGDDLNPWLWSKLLPEMFDDDDSELFVGIGTLLNNNIPKQPRKVVFGSGAGYGSALPDIDDKWTFYCVRGPVTAARLGLAESCAITDAAALVSTVYNAHAQKRDGVAFIPHHVSARHMDWQAVCRQVGVRYIDPRRDVETVLSEIAGASAVITEAMHGAILADTFRIPWMPVVLYGHVLKSKWEDWSQSLSLEYEPRQLEGVWDPDYNFGTMDRLKIRTKRSFGRMGISPASWTPPPPKSTKKEIDRFLTAFEGLTRNPSFQLSRDSVFDSALARLVEKLDQLRRDRRIVV; the protein is encoded by the coding sequence GTGAAGCTCTACTATTACAAGGACAGGCACGGCAATTTTGGCGATGACCTGAATCCATGGCTATGGTCGAAACTGCTTCCGGAAATGTTCGATGATGACGATTCCGAGCTCTTCGTGGGCATCGGCACGTTGTTGAACAACAATATTCCGAAACAGCCGCGAAAAGTGGTTTTCGGGTCTGGTGCCGGCTACGGCTCGGCGCTGCCCGATATCGACGACAAATGGACTTTCTATTGCGTCCGTGGCCCGGTTACCGCTGCCAGACTGGGTCTTGCCGAGTCATGTGCCATCACGGATGCGGCCGCCCTGGTATCCACGGTGTACAACGCACACGCCCAGAAGCGGGACGGGGTTGCATTCATTCCTCACCACGTCAGTGCGCGGCACATGGACTGGCAAGCGGTCTGCCGACAGGTCGGTGTCCGTTACATCGACCCAAGGCGGGATGTCGAAACCGTGCTGAGTGAAATTGCCGGTGCTTCGGCCGTGATCACAGAAGCCATGCATGGTGCGATTCTGGCGGACACCTTCAGAATTCCGTGGATGCCGGTTGTTCTGTACGGGCATGTCCTCAAATCCAAATGGGAAGACTGGAGCCAGTCACTGTCTCTTGAATATGAGCCGAGGCAATTGGAAGGCGTATGGGACCCCGACTACAACTTCGGAACCATGGACAGGCTGAAAATCCGTACAAAGCGCAGCTTCGGTCGCATGGGAATATCGCCGGCATCGTGGACGCCGCCGCCGCCCAAAAGCACGAAGAAAGAGATTGACCGGTTCCTGACGGCATTCGAAGGGCTGACCAGAAATCCCTCCTTCCAGCTCAGTCGCGACTCGGTCTTTGACAGTGCGTTGGCACGCCTTGTCGAGAAGCTCGACCAGTTGCGGCGGGACCGCCGTATCGTCGTCTGA
- a CDS encoding SRPBCC domain-containing protein gives MRYLKFTAVSLAFLLVAALAIVVLAHRNREVTTSIWIDRPPADVWRVLVDTNAYPAWNPMIFRIKGDLHVGNVIEIDLGSSRLNAAVFHPTVQVVQPNHELRWLGHVGMPGIFDGEHRFQLVASGTGTRFVQSERFSGLLVGHLTGSILDDTLNQMNAMNLALKRRVEAMPQ, from the coding sequence TTCCTGCTGGTTGCGGCGCTAGCGATCGTCGTTCTGGCGCACCGAAATCGCGAGGTCACGACCTCGATATGGATCGATCGCCCACCGGCTGACGTCTGGCGAGTACTCGTTGATACGAATGCCTACCCCGCGTGGAACCCGATGATCTTCCGGATCAAGGGAGACCTCCACGTCGGCAATGTCATCGAGATAGATCTTGGCTCAAGCCGGTTGAACGCAGCGGTGTTTCACCCCACCGTGCAGGTTGTGCAGCCCAACCATGAGCTTCGTTGGCTCGGACATGTGGGCATGCCTGGCATCTTCGATGGTGAGCACCGATTTCAGCTTGTAGCGAGCGGGACGGGAACCCGCTTCGTTCAAAGCGAACGGTTTTCGGGGCTGCTGGTAGGTCACCTCACCGGCTCGATTCTGGATGACACGCTGAATCAGATGAACGCGATGAATTTGGCGTTGAAGCGGCGTGTTGAGGCTATGCCGCAGTAG